The Mesorhizobium sp. INR15 region TGATCGCGCATATGGGAGACGAGCACTATCAAGTGGGGGCCGGCGGCTGCACGCTCGATGTGTTTGTCGTCGACGACGCGAGCGCGGAACAGATGCCGGGACCGCGCAAGTTCAAGCTACAAACGGGCAAGCTCGTCTGCAAATGAGGCAGCGGGCTTCGCCACGCCGCCTCGTTGCGATAAACTCAGGCCCTGCCGTAGAGCGGCACCAGCGTGCCGCTCATCGCCTGATTGGCTGGTGAAGCGAGATAGGCGATGGCCTCGGCGGCCGCATCGAGGCTGACCCATTTGGTGAAATCGGCATCCGGCATCTCTGCCCGGTTGGCGGGCGTGTCGAGCGTCGACGGGGCGACGGCGTTGACCAGGATGCCTTTGCCTTTCAACTCCTCGGCCATCGCCACCGTCATCGCGGCGACCGCCGCCTTGCTGGCGGCGTAAGCGACCATGCCGGCGCCGCGCCTCGGGTCGAGCCCGGCACGCGCGGTGACATTGACAACGCGCCCCGCGGTATCCGACGCCAGCATCGAGCGTACGGCGGCGCGGCAGCACAGGAAGGCCGTGCGTGCATTGGTGTCCATCATCTCGGCGAAGGAGGCGGATTCGATCTTCTCCACCGGCGCCATGGCGAAGCCGCCGGCCAGATGAATGGAACCCCAAAGGCCGGGAACCTGGCTGTAAAATGCCTCGACCTTGGCGGGGTCCGAGAGATCGACATTGTGCACCAGCTTGACGCGGTCATCCGTGCTGAAGGGAAAGTGCGTAGGCGCGGCGGCGTGAGCATTGGGGACATGGCAGATCGCGCCCTCACCCAGCAGCTTGCCGACGACCGCGCCACCGAGTGCTCCGGTTCCACCGGTCACCACGATATGCTTGCCATCAAGTGTTTGCGTCATCTTCGACCGCTCCTGTCATTTTTTATGAT contains the following coding sequences:
- a CDS encoding SDR family NAD(P)-dependent oxidoreductase, with the translated sequence MTQTLDGKHIVVTGGTGALGGAVVGKLLGEGAICHVPNAHAAAPTHFPFSTDDRVKLVHNVDLSDPAKVEAFYSQVPGLWGSIHLAGGFAMAPVEKIESASFAEMMDTNARTAFLCCRAAVRSMLASDTAGRVVNVTARAGLDPRRGAGMVAYAASKAAVAAMTVAMAEELKGKGILVNAVAPSTLDTPANRAEMPDADFTKWVSLDAAAEAIAYLASPANQAMSGTLVPLYGRA